CGCCGTGCCGCCCGGAGCCGCGCCGGACACCGTCGCCTTGGCCTCGAGCGCTGCGACCCGGGCCGTCAGGGCGTCGTTCTGGGCGCGTAAGGAAGCGACGAGGTCGCGCAGTACCTCCACCTCCTCGCGGGTGGCGACGTCCATGTCGCGCAGCAGGCGCTCGGCCTGCGTCTTGACCATCGTCTCGGCCTCGCGGCGCACGCCTTGCGCCGCGCCGGCGGCGTCGGTCATCAGGCGGGCGAAGTCGTCGAACAGGCGGTTCTGCTGCATGGAAAACTCTCCGGGGCTGGTCCGTGATGCACAGCCCTAATGCATTTTGTGGCGGAATGGGCCCCGGTCCGGGCTCCCCATCGCGCGAAAATGCGGCACCATCGCGAAAAGC
This sequence is a window from Methylobacterium sp. SyP6R. Protein-coding genes within it:
- a CDS encoding accessory factor UbiK family protein codes for the protein MQQNRLFDDFARLMTDAAGAAQGVRREAETMVKTQAERLLRDMDVATREEVEVLRDLVASLRAQNDALTARVAALEAKATVSGAAPGGTATA